GTAAGAGAGGGTTTAGGATCTATCCTCCATGGGAAATACCATCGAGTAAACAGGCAGCAGTTTCGCAAAATTGGCAATTAGAACATTTCTTTGAAGAAAAAAAGGAAAATGTTGATGATAGCTTGAATCTTGAGAGAATAATTAATTTTGATTCTTCAAAGTGAAAATTTAAATATGATCAATTCTAAATTATTCAAGCGAGCCTTCGTCTAACTAACAGCTTGCCGCAGCGCTTCGGGCTTGCTTCGCAACCCTCGCTTGGCCTTCGGCACATTGGCTTCTGTCACTCGCCTTGCAGGGCAAGTCTCGTGCCAGTCTCTAACGCCTCCTTCGGAGGCTCAGAGTCGCCAACGTCGGCAAGCGTTGGACGTTAGGCGTAATGCTGATGGAATTGCGTAAATATTTTAAACTTTTTCATTAGAAGGTAAAAGCGTGACTGAAAATAAAGGAATTCTTGTATCGGTTTCACAATTATTTCAAAGTATTAGAGATATTTTTCCCGAGATTCGGCTTCGGCATTTTGCATATACATTCGTCTTTCTATTTTTGTTGTTAATAGTGGGGCTATTTATCTTCGAAAGTATTTCTGGTTATTTTTATTTTAATCGTGTAGAAAATAGAGTTAATAGCCTCAAGGAATTAGCTAGCATTGATATCAATCGATTAAAGGCTGACCCTGAACTTGATAAACTATATAAACAAACCGTAATAGAATTGAAAATCTATCAAATTCGCTCAATTTCAAGTATTCCTTTTGAGATTCAATCTTCTCTTTTTGGAGATCAAAATTTGTGGACCCAAATACTCAAATTCATAACAGGAGGTTTTCTTTGGTTCTTAATATTGCTAGTCCCATTGTTTAATGAAGAAGAAAAAAATCGCATCGGAGGGGTTATTGTCATGGGTTGTATTGGTATTATTTTTGGTTTTATCGGTATCTTAATTCCTTCAATTTCTCCTTGGGTTAACTATATTGGTTATCCTTTTGCGCAGCTGACAATTATTTTGATTATGATTGGAACAGCTATTTTTTTCAGTAAAAAGAATTAATATATAGTTATATCTCAGCACTACGCCTAACTATCGGTGCTTCCGCTCCGCTCGGAGATCGCTAACGCGACTCACTCGCTCGGGCTACGCCACATTTCGCTTTGTCACTCGTCTTGCAGGGCAAGTCTCGCGCCAAGTGCTTACGCACTCGCGAAACGTCGGAACACCTTGGTCGTTAGTCGACATCGACAAAAAATGCATAAAAAAATGATTTCTCTATATTTTCGATTATTTCAGCCTATCTTTAGAGCAAGGAATATATGACATCTCAAAACAAGTTACAAATTTCAGTTATTTTATTTTTTACTGTCTTTTCATTTGAATTATTTTCGATTGATATAAAGGATCTTAGTATAACTCTTTCAGAAGAAAAGACAATAATTTCAGATTGGGAAATACCCGGCAAAGTTTCTATTAAAGAATTTGTAGATAGGATAGGTGAGTCAGACAGAAAGTTAGATGAAGAAAGTAAGATTATATATATTTGGGATAAGTTTGGATTATCTGTCCAGGCCAACAAAAAAAGTCAGCTAGTAGATCAATTATCTGTTTTTGGAGTTGCCGGTTCGAAAGAAAATGAACCTAAAAGTAAATATTCTGGAAAGTTACTTTTCCAAAGTCAAAATCCAGATTCTAATACATTGACTAGTAGGGGCATATTCTGTATGTTAACTATAGGTAAACGTAAACTGTTTGGCCTTTGTAACGCAAAAAGTCAAAATCTTGAAAAGCTAATGATCAGCTTTGAATAAAGATTCTGAAGTAATCAACAGTCTCCTTGCTATTTAATCGACGTCGACTAACTTTCGGTGCTTCCGCGGCGCTTCGGGATCGCTTGCGCGACCCTTGCTTGGGCTTCGCCACATTCGCGTCCGTCACTTCGTTTGCTAATGCAAACTCGTGCCGTTGCGAACGTCGGAGCACCTCGGTCGTTATACGCAATGCCCGTGCATCTGTCTTTATTCAAGGGAAACGAAATTTCTGCAAATTGATAGAATTTTTAATTGACCCAGGTATAACTCGAGTTATACCTATTTTATGAAGACTGCTGTCTCAATTCCTGATGATTTATTTAAAACAGCGGAAAAAACCGCCAAAAGGCTGGGGATTCCTCGAAGCCAACTTTTTGCAAAGGCATTAGAAGAGTTTATTCAATTACATAGTAAAGAATCAGTGACCGAAAGATTAAATAAAATTTATACAAATAGAAAAGATAGCTCGAAAGACAGTATCAATAATCTATCTGTTGAATCACTGCGCAAGAGTTTAAAGAATGATTCGTGGTGAAATTTGGTGGGTGGATTTAGGAATTCCATTCGGCAGTGAACCTGGCTTTAAGCGTCCTGTTTTAATAGTACAAGATGATTCTTTTAATGAAAGTAACATTAATACAGTAATTGTAGTTTCAATTACATCAAATTTGAATTTAGCAGAAGCTCCTGGGAATGTAATTCTATCTAAAAAAGATTCTAATCTTTCAAAAGACTCAGTTGTAAATGTTTCTCAATTAGTAACTTTAGATAAGGAACGATTTCTTGATAAAGTTGGTAAATTGAAAGCAGGCAAGATGGCTGATGTTGAAGAAGGGTTGCGGTTAATTATTGGCCTAAATTAACGGGCACTGCGTATAACTAACAGCTTGCCACTACGCTTCGGGCTTGCTTCGCAACCCTCGCTTGGCCTTCGGCACATTGGCTTCTGTCACT
The sequence above is drawn from the Leptospira licerasiae serovar Varillal str. VAR 010 genome and encodes:
- a CDS encoding CopG family transcriptional regulator; amino-acid sequence: MKTAVSIPDDLFKTAEKTAKRLGIPRSQLFAKALEEFIQLHSKESVTERLNKIYTNRKDSSKDSINNLSVESLRKSLKNDSW
- a CDS encoding type II toxin-antitoxin system PemK/MazF family toxin, which encodes MIRGEIWWVDLGIPFGSEPGFKRPVLIVQDDSFNESNINTVIVVSITSNLNLAEAPGNVILSKKDSNLSKDSVVNVSQLVTLDKERFLDKVGKLKAGKMADVEEGLRLIIGLN